From the Maioricimonas rarisocia genome, one window contains:
- a CDS encoding secondary thiamine-phosphate synthase enzyme YjbQ, whose product MSWIQRQITLSPQRRGFHLITRPILDALPELAEIQTGLLHVFIMHTSASLTINENADPDVPIDLESSFNAIAPEDFPYRHTCEGPDDMPAHVKASMLGSSVTVPVGNGRLVLGTWQGIYLCEHRNHPSGRRLTLTLQGE is encoded by the coding sequence ATGTCCTGGATTCAACGACAGATCACGCTTTCGCCGCAGCGCCGCGGCTTTCATCTGATTACCCGCCCGATTCTGGATGCACTTCCGGAACTCGCGGAGATCCAGACGGGGCTGCTGCACGTATTCATCATGCATACGTCGGCCTCGCTGACGATCAACGAGAATGCCGACCCGGATGTGCCGATCGATCTGGAGAGCTCGTTCAACGCGATCGCTCCGGAGGACTTTCCGTATCGCCACACCTGCGAGGGGCCGGATGACATGCCGGCTCACGTAAAGGCGTCGATGCTGGGAAGCAGCGTGACGGTTCCGGTCGGAAATGGACGGCTGGTTCTGGGAACGTGGCAGGGGATTTACCTGTGCGAACACCGGAATCACCCCAGTGGCAGGCGTTTGACGCTGACGCTGCAGGGCGAATGA
- a CDS encoding MBL fold metallo-hydrolase codes for MIENLPLKTLTHGDLTVEGYSRAAVQSYWRVPELKLGFDLGGSPWSFMGTQTFFVSHGHLDHLAALPAFVARRKMMKMEPPTIYVPEEIVEPVERLMRAWQRLDRGRQICNLIGAKAGDEYELSREHVATAFATKHTVPSLGWVVWERRRKLKPEYQGLSGEEIRDLRYDGIDVSAEVRVPLVCYCGDTAPGGLDNCDAVFESKILITEVTFFRPEHRKEKIHKFGHTHLDDIIERAERFQNELIILCHFSTRYHERQIRRAFEKRMPGHLKERVELWM; via the coding sequence ATGATTGAGAACCTTCCGCTCAAAACGCTGACTCATGGCGACCTGACGGTCGAAGGCTACTCCCGGGCCGCCGTCCAGAGCTACTGGCGCGTGCCGGAACTGAAGCTCGGGTTCGACTTGGGGGGCAGCCCGTGGTCCTTCATGGGGACGCAGACGTTCTTCGTTTCGCACGGTCATCTCGATCACCTTGCGGCATTGCCGGCCTTCGTCGCCCGCCGCAAGATGATGAAGATGGAGCCGCCGACAATCTACGTCCCCGAGGAGATCGTCGAGCCGGTCGAACGGCTCATGCGTGCCTGGCAGCGTCTGGACCGTGGGCGGCAGATCTGCAATCTCATCGGCGCGAAAGCTGGTGACGAATACGAACTCTCCCGCGAGCATGTCGCGACCGCCTTCGCCACGAAGCACACCGTTCCCTCGCTTGGTTGGGTCGTCTGGGAGCGCCGCCGCAAACTCAAGCCGGAATACCAGGGGCTCAGCGGTGAAGAGATTCGCGACCTCCGCTACGACGGCATCGACGTTTCGGCCGAAGTGCGCGTCCCGCTCGTCTGCTACTGCGGCGACACGGCCCCCGGCGGTCTGGACAACTGTGACGCAGTGTTCGAGTCGAAGATTCTGATCACCGAGGTGACGTTCTTTCGGCCGGAGCACCGCAAGGAGAAGATCCACAAGTTTGGCCACACGCATCTGGACGACATCATCGAGCGGGCCGAACGGTTCCAGAACGAGTTGATCATCCTGTGCCACTTCAGCACGCGGTATCACGAGCGACAGATCCGGCGGGCGTTCGAGAAGCGGATGCCCGGCCATCTGAAGGAACGGGTCGAACTGTGGATGTAG
- a CDS encoding hemolysin III family protein, which produces MPDQDYASTLTSLGFQPVQPIDQKLRFGLETIYSAEPSLRIENAFEQEAGDVRLVIATISYRPSSGQNSRSVRETIAYFEAPDLRFADFRLQPKGVTGSLLGSMFSMVGFQPVHVPGRDEFNETYLVISMSPDSTRRLLTDDVVDAIMTRRDLAVRSSGPRLVISRSRTVLPADAIKDFVYTAQSVMAPMTSAVRDAMASGDWAPRKEAFDNATQVGGLAGHLLSGTFVKPEIVEQFLEQSPPRVVPPEIMRRQVGYGSIFFYIWGGMFFVIGSIFVIVFANSEELPGWGVLLLGLIPLMGLTAIVLTWRYRAARKRLLRQGLLCRAHVEDVQPTSVYINNQRRYKVRMRIERDGSEVEKKINAYGPEVETARMHIDNGEPTRILVDPQNENRILWIDSLMPAIERPRQST; this is translated from the coding sequence ATGCCCGACCAGGATTACGCCTCCACGCTCACGAGCCTGGGCTTTCAGCCGGTCCAGCCGATCGACCAGAAACTCCGGTTCGGACTCGAAACGATCTACAGTGCCGAGCCAAGCCTGCGAATCGAGAACGCCTTCGAACAGGAAGCAGGGGACGTGCGGCTGGTCATCGCGACGATCTCGTACCGCCCGTCGAGCGGACAGAACAGCCGGAGCGTCCGCGAGACGATCGCGTACTTCGAAGCACCGGACCTGCGGTTCGCCGACTTCCGGCTGCAACCGAAAGGGGTCACCGGCTCGCTGCTCGGCTCGATGTTCTCGATGGTCGGCTTCCAGCCCGTCCACGTTCCCGGCCGCGACGAGTTCAACGAGACCTACCTGGTGATTTCGATGTCACCGGACTCCACCCGTCGCCTGCTGACCGACGACGTCGTTGACGCAATCATGACGCGGCGCGACCTCGCAGTCCGCAGTTCCGGACCGCGACTTGTCATCAGCCGCTCCCGCACGGTTCTGCCCGCCGACGCGATCAAGGACTTCGTCTACACGGCACAGTCCGTGATGGCACCGATGACCAGTGCCGTCCGCGATGCCATGGCCTCCGGCGACTGGGCTCCGCGCAAAGAGGCGTTCGACAATGCGACTCAGGTCGGCGGCCTGGCCGGTCACCTTCTCTCGGGTACGTTCGTCAAACCGGAGATCGTCGAACAGTTTCTCGAGCAGTCGCCCCCCCGCGTCGTCCCGCCGGAGATCATGCGGCGGCAGGTCGGCTACGGCAGCATCTTCTTCTATATCTGGGGCGGGATGTTTTTCGTGATCGGGTCGATCTTCGTGATCGTCTTTGCCAACAGCGAAGAACTCCCCGGATGGGGCGTCCTGCTGCTGGGCCTGATCCCGCTGATGGGGCTGACGGCAATCGTGCTTACCTGGCGGTATCGGGCAGCGCGAAAGCGACTGCTGCGGCAGGGACTGCTCTGCCGGGCCCATGTGGAAGACGTGCAGCCGACGTCGGTCTACATCAACAACCAGCGGCGGTACAAGGTCCGGATGCGCATCGAACGGGATGGCAGCGAGGTCGAGAAGAAGATCAACGCCTACGGGCCGGAAGTCGAAACCGCCCGCATGCACATCGACAACGGCGAGCCAACACGGATCCTGGTCGACCCGCAGAATGAGAATCGCATCCTGTGGATCGACAGCCTCATGCCGGCGATCGAGCGGCCCCGGCAGTCGACCTGA
- a CDS encoding Gfo/Idh/MocA family protein: MTGIGIVGIGFMGMTHFEGAKGVKGGRVAAIATRNEKKLAGNWSDIKGNFGPRGSKTTDLSGVNSYSDYHELLADPDVQLVDICLPTDRHEQVAIEALEAGKHVLVEKPIAIELDAAERMVAAAEKAGKLLMVAHVLPFFPEFRWARETVTSGKYGKLRAASFRRVIASPDWSEDMSDFRKLGGWGIDLHIHDNHYIGLLCGVPTKVFARGIMMDDYVNHLSTQYVYDDPELTVSCISGGIASDGLKFGQSFELFLEKATIQFDAGTYGDEWVVNRPLTLITDDGKVENPDPGGSGEWCAAFTDEIQVAINAVESGTEPAELSGRLAQDALKLCHAEAESIRTGEPVAL, translated from the coding sequence ATGACTGGTATCGGAATCGTCGGCATCGGCTTCATGGGGATGACGCACTTCGAAGGTGCGAAGGGAGTCAAGGGAGGACGCGTTGCCGCCATTGCCACCCGCAACGAGAAAAAGCTGGCTGGCAACTGGTCGGACATCAAGGGGAACTTTGGCCCCCGCGGCAGCAAGACGACCGATCTGAGCGGGGTCAACTCGTACAGCGACTACCACGAACTGCTTGCCGATCCGGACGTGCAGCTCGTCGACATCTGCCTGCCGACCGACCGCCACGAACAGGTGGCGATCGAAGCGCTGGAGGCGGGCAAGCACGTGCTCGTCGAGAAACCGATCGCCATCGAACTGGATGCCGCCGAGCGGATGGTGGCCGCTGCGGAGAAAGCGGGCAAACTGCTGATGGTCGCCCACGTGCTGCCGTTCTTCCCCGAGTTCCGCTGGGCCCGGGAGACGGTGACGAGCGGCAAGTATGGAAAGCTGCGGGCCGCCTCGTTCCGCCGTGTGATCGCCTCCCCCGACTGGTCGGAAGACATGTCCGACTTCCGCAAACTGGGGGGCTGGGGCATCGATCTGCACATTCACGACAACCACTACATCGGTCTGTTGTGCGGCGTGCCGACGAAGGTCTTCGCCCGCGGCATCATGATGGACGACTACGTCAATCACCTGAGCACGCAGTATGTGTACGACGATCCGGAACTGACGGTCAGCTGCATCAGCGGGGGCATCGCATCCGACGGGCTGAAGTTCGGTCAGAGCTTCGAGCTGTTCCTCGAGAAGGCAACGATTCAGTTCGATGCCGGGACGTACGGGGACGAGTGGGTCGTGAACCGTCCGCTGACGCTTATCACCGACGACGGCAAGGTGGAGAATCCCGATCCGGGCGGCAGCGGCGAGTGGTGCGCTGCCTTTACCGACGAGATCCAGGTTGCCATCAACGCGGTTGAGTCGGGGACCGAGCCGGCGGAACTGAGCGGTCGGCTGGCCCAGGATGCCCTGAAGCTGTGTCATGCCGAAGCGGAAAGCATTCGGACCGGCGAGCCGGTGGCGCTGTAG
- a CDS encoding sulfurtransferase, giving the protein MASTTSPQSAAATTGRIVNIAAYRFVHLDRLEERRAHLKELTRSLRLKGTILLSEEGINLFVAGDRAGIDALLEDLRRDPLLADLEVKESLSDEQPFERMLVKIKKEIIAFGVEGIDPARRTSPKLPAKELREWLAKGRKLTLLDVRNDYEVEVGTFENAVPIGVDHFRDFPEAAEKLPEDLREQPVVMFCTGGIRCEKAGPMLEQAGFREVYQLEGGILKYFEECGGDFYQGSCFVFDKRVAVDPELKETDVTQCFACQAPLTPEDRQSPQYEPGVSCPHCWRTPEERMAKRCAERTAAIAEFTSPLPGRQPYVNYRPLSVPGRLDNVTLLEFLCGLHPHVPAEEWRESIDAGRVVRRRSPHRPPVGEVGRPEDYEPVAADRVVRSGERFFHVFPTTVEPDVAADIRVLFEDDWIVAVHKPAPLPMHPCGRYHRNTLEFILRQLFSPLKLRPAHRLDANTSGIVLLSKTRQVASRVQPQFERGEVTKTYLARVAGVPERESFRCEAAISSGPSQSGHRSVDADGLPAVTEFRLLETFNDGTSLLEVSPLTGRTNQIRVHLQHLGLPIVGDPVYGPGADGEAVQTLRADAPPMCLQAAAITIRHPQTGKTMTLEAPAPEWSRGWLAVVAQRRPQL; this is encoded by the coding sequence ATGGCGTCCACGACTTCTCCGCAGTCAGCCGCGGCCACCACCGGCCGCATCGTTAACATCGCCGCTTACCGGTTCGTGCATCTCGACCGGCTCGAGGAACGTCGCGCTCATCTGAAAGAGCTGACCCGTTCGCTGCGGCTCAAAGGGACCATTCTGCTGAGCGAAGAGGGAATCAACCTGTTCGTCGCCGGGGACCGTGCCGGCATCGACGCGCTGCTGGAGGATCTCCGCCGCGACCCGCTGCTGGCCGACCTGGAAGTGAAGGAGAGCCTCAGCGACGAACAGCCGTTCGAGCGGATGCTGGTGAAGATCAAAAAGGAGATCATCGCCTTCGGGGTGGAGGGGATCGACCCGGCCCGCCGGACCTCCCCCAAACTGCCCGCGAAGGAGCTTCGCGAATGGCTCGCCAAGGGCCGCAAGCTGACGCTGCTGGACGTCCGCAACGACTACGAGGTCGAAGTCGGGACATTTGAGAATGCGGTGCCCATCGGCGTTGATCACTTCCGCGACTTCCCCGAAGCGGCAGAGAAACTGCCGGAAGATCTCAGAGAGCAGCCGGTCGTGATGTTCTGCACCGGCGGCATCCGCTGCGAGAAGGCGGGCCCGATGCTCGAGCAGGCCGGCTTCCGGGAGGTGTACCAGCTCGAAGGCGGCATTCTGAAGTACTTCGAGGAGTGCGGCGGAGATTTCTACCAGGGATCCTGCTTCGTCTTCGACAAGCGGGTGGCGGTCGATCCTGAACTGAAAGAAACCGACGTCACCCAGTGTTTCGCCTGTCAGGCGCCGCTGACGCCCGAAGATCGCCAGTCGCCGCAGTACGAACCGGGTGTCAGCTGTCCGCACTGCTGGCGCACTCCGGAAGAGCGCATGGCCAAGCGGTGTGCCGAGCGGACTGCGGCAATTGCCGAATTCACGTCGCCGCTTCCCGGGCGCCAGCCATATGTGAACTACCGGCCGCTGTCGGTGCCCGGCCGGTTGGACAATGTGACGCTGCTGGAATTTCTGTGCGGCCTGCATCCGCATGTCCCCGCGGAAGAGTGGCGGGAATCCATCGACGCCGGGCGGGTCGTCCGCCGTCGCTCACCCCATCGTCCGCCCGTCGGCGAGGTGGGCCGGCCCGAGGATTACGAGCCGGTCGCCGCCGATCGCGTGGTGCGATCGGGAGAGCGGTTCTTCCACGTCTTCCCTACGACCGTCGAACCGGATGTCGCCGCGGATATCCGCGTGCTGTTCGAGGACGACTGGATTGTCGCCGTCCACAAGCCGGCCCCGCTGCCGATGCACCCGTGTGGGCGGTACCACCGCAACACGCTGGAGTTCATCCTGCGGCAGTTGTTCAGTCCGCTGAAGCTGAGGCCGGCCCATCGGCTGGACGCCAACACATCGGGCATCGTGCTGTTGAGCAAGACGCGGCAGGTGGCCTCGCGGGTGCAGCCGCAGTTTGAACGAGGCGAGGTGACCAAGACGTACCTGGCCCGTGTTGCCGGTGTGCCGGAACGAGAGTCGTTCCGCTGTGAGGCGGCAATCAGCAGCGGGCCTTCTCAGTCGGGGCATCGCAGCGTCGATGCGGACGGACTGCCGGCCGTGACGGAATTCCGGCTGCTGGAGACTTTCAACGATGGGACATCGCTGCTGGAGGTCTCGCCGCTGACCGGTCGGACGAACCAGATCCGTGTGCACCTGCAGCATCTCGGTTTGCCGATCGTCGGAGACCCGGTGTATGGACCTGGTGCAGATGGAGAGGCTGTCCAGACGCTGCGGGCGGATGCTCCGCCAATGTGCCTGCAGGCCGCAGCGATCACAATCCGGCACCCGCAGACTGGGAAGACGATGACGCTGGAGGCACCGGCACCGGAGTGGAGCAGGGGATGGCTGGCGGTCGTCGCACAGCGACGCCCCCAGCTGTGA
- a CDS encoding carboxymuconolactone decarboxylase family protein — protein MSTAQSTFAPLSIDDAPEASRGSLEAAKKKYGFVPQILGVMAHAPATLDAYMTLGSILEKSSFSPKEQQLILLAASVENECGYCTAAHSTVLKSMLKVDAETVAAVREGRELSDAKQDALVTTVREIVRERGHVSEETVKSFTDAGYSQPQLLELLVGVAMKTLSNYLDHITPVEVDEAFAAEK, from the coding sequence ATGAGCACGGCCCAGTCTACGTTCGCACCTCTCAGCATCGACGACGCACCGGAAGCGTCCCGCGGCTCGCTCGAAGCGGCAAAGAAGAAGTACGGTTTCGTCCCGCAGATCCTCGGCGTGATGGCTCACGCCCCCGCGACGCTGGACGCCTACATGACGCTCGGTTCGATTCTCGAGAAGTCCTCGTTCTCGCCGAAGGAACAGCAGCTGATCCTGCTGGCCGCGAGTGTCGAGAACGAGTGCGGTTACTGCACCGCGGCCCATTCGACCGTGCTCAAGTCGATGCTGAAGGTGGATGCGGAGACCGTGGCGGCAGTGCGGGAGGGCCGCGAACTGTCGGATGCGAAGCAGGATGCCCTGGTGACGACGGTCCGTGAGATCGTTCGCGAACGGGGGCATGTCTCGGAAGAGACGGTGAAGTCATTCACCGATGCCGGCTACTCGCAGCCTCAGCTCCTCGAGTTGCTGGTCGGCGTGGCGATGAAGACGCTCTCGAACTACCTCGACCACATCACGCCTGTGGAGGTGGACGAGGCGTTCGCTGCAGAGAAGTGA
- the trxA gene encoding thioredoxin: MAQSTQLREFTDDAFSQDVLQSDQAVLVDFWAPWCGPCRMVGPVIEEIADEFAGRAVVGKVNVDDNREIATQFQIQAIPSVLVFRGGEVVERIVGAQPKERYQQALEAAL; encoded by the coding sequence ATGGCTCAGTCCACACAACTTCGTGAATTCACCGACGACGCGTTCTCGCAGGACGTCCTGCAGAGTGATCAGGCGGTCCTCGTCGATTTCTGGGCGCCCTGGTGCGGTCCCTGCCGCATGGTGGGACCCGTCATCGAAGAAATCGCGGACGAATTCGCTGGCCGGGCCGTCGTCGGCAAGGTGAACGTCGACGACAACCGCGAGATCGCGACCCAGTTTCAGATCCAGGCCATTCCGAGCGTCCTGGTTTTCCGCGGCGGAGAAGTCGTCGAGCGAATCGTCGGCGCGCAGCCGAAGGAACGTTACCAGCAGGCACTCGAAGCGGCCCTCTAA